The following coding sequences lie in one Montipora foliosa isolate CH-2021 chromosome 11, ASM3666993v2, whole genome shotgun sequence genomic window:
- the LOC137976870 gene encoding demethylmenaquinone methyltransferase-like — MADAAKGYQKASNSFQRRSDEIFIEKDICPQAGDVILDLGCGTGELSALLAKLVGPEGKVVGVDPDRERILLAQKSHSEISNLSFLEGNDSNFLGSGVETYDIIFCNLVLHRIPDKQRVFFNMYKALRKGGKIALQYGDHFPPFLLHAFKILNPENEERLSQVFVFESRSEIEKYCSSAGFVIIKSCDCELQFAFQNTDALLKWLWSTTHGVFDISLVTEACLQEFLSLYSDKDGNPNLDFRGVKEHSTHSRLVSVKPATGPK; from the coding sequence ATGGCAGATGCTGCAAAGGGTTACCAGAAGGCATCGAATTCTTTTCAAAGAAGAAGCGATGAAATCTTCATTGAGAAAGATATATGTCCTCAAGCCGGAGATGTGATCTTGGATCTAGGCTGCGGAACAGGAGAACTGTCTGCACTCCTTGCTAAGCTGGTGGGACCCGAGGGAAAGGTTGTCGGCGTTGATCCTGATAGAGAACGGATTCTGTTGGCGCAGAAGTCTCACAGTGAAATCTCGAATCTCTCCTTCCTTGAAGGAAATGATTCGAACTTCCTCGGAAGTGGAGTCGAGACATACGACATCATCTTCTGCAATTTGGTCCTGCACCGGATACCAGATAAACAAAGAGTCTTCTTTAATATGTACAAGGCTTTAAGAAAGGGAGGGAAAATCGCTCTTCAGTATGGGGACCACTTCCCGCCGTTTTTGTTGCACGCGTTTAAGATTCTTAACCCCGAGAATGAAGAGCGCCTGTCTCAGGTGTTTGTATTCGAATCAAGATCCGAGATCGAGAAGTACTGCTCATCTGCAGGATTTGTTATTATCAAGAGCTGCGACTGCGAGCTTCAATTTGCCTTTCAAAACACAGACGCTCTTTTGAAATGGCTTTGGTCGACAACACACGGCGTCTTCGATATTTCGCTTGTCACCGAGGCTTGTTTGCAAGAGTTTCTCTCCTTGTACTCTGACAAAGACGGAAATCCCAATCTCGACTTTCGAGGAGTTAAAGAGCACTCGACTCACAGTCGACTTGTTTCTGTCAAGCCAGCCACGGGCCCCAAGTAA